A section of the Balearica regulorum gibbericeps isolate bBalReg1 chromosome 6, bBalReg1.pri, whole genome shotgun sequence genome encodes:
- the RPRM gene encoding protein reprimo encodes MNGSAAGGGTAAAGLLAGAGSAALELERALRCCTAASVVTDGGGAAAAAADERSLYIMRVVQIAVMCVLALTVVFGIFFLGCNLLIKSEGMINFLVKDRRPSKEVEAVVVGPY; translated from the coding sequence ATGAACGGctcggcggcgggcggcggcacggcggcggcggggctgctGGCGGGCGCCGGGAGCGCGGCGCTGGAGCTGGAGCGGGCGCTTCGCTGCTGCACCGCCGCCTCCGTGGTGACCgacggcggcggggcggcggcggcggcggcggacgAGCGGAGCCTGTACATCATGCGGGTGGTGCAGATCGCCGTCATGTGCGTCCTCGCCCTCACCGTCGTGTTCGGCATCTTCTTCCTCGGCTGCAACCTCCTCATCAAGTCCGAGGGGATGATTAACTTTCTGGTCAAGGACCGGCGGCCGTCCAAGGAGGTGGAGGCGGTGGTGGTGGGGCCGTACTGA